In Cyprinus carpio isolate SPL01 chromosome B7, ASM1834038v1, whole genome shotgun sequence, a genomic segment contains:
- the LOC122137977 gene encoding arylamine N-acetyltransferase, pineal gland isozyme NAT-10-like, translating into MDLKEYFKKIGFTGQYDKADLDNLFTIHKLHVMNIPFENLGIHSGEKNTLDLHIIYDKIVKSNRGGWCCENNHLFSWVLKEMGYKFSTLGSKVFTMDSHLINLVEIDGKQYIADVSFGVSGQIWHPLELISGKDQPQPPGVFRLINNGMQWVLEKTCRKKLVQDEAFANSSLLDKRLTKTLYSFTLTPRDVDHFRKMSDCLQTSPDSLFMLKSICSLQTATGFRALFGWTYSEVTFKEDSDLVDMKEIPDCEIEALLRDKFNVVLVVNKFTPKNNKADYYI; encoded by the coding sequence ATGGACCTGAAAGAGTACTTCAAAAAGATTGGGTTTACAGGCCAATATGACAAAGCCGACCTGGACAATTTGTTCACCATCCACAAGCTGCATGTTATGAATATTCCATTTGAGAACCTCGGCATCCATTCTGGCGAGAAGAACACTTTGGACCTGCACATCATCTATGATAAAATAGTCAAGAGCAATCGGGGAGGCTGGTGTTGTGAAAACAACCACTTGTTCTCATGGGTCCTGAAGGAGATGGGATACAAATTCTCTACACTAGGCTCCAAAGTGTTCACCATGGACTCTCATCTCATCAATCTGGTGGAGATTGATGGGAAGCAGTACATTGCAGATGTGAGCTTTGGAGTGTCGGGCCAAATCTGGCATCCCTTAGAGTTGATCTCAGGTAAAGACCAGCCACAGCCTCCAGGTGTATTCCGCCTCATAAATAATGGGATGCAGTGGGTTTTGGAGAAGACCTGTAGGAAAAAATTGGTGCAAGATGAGGCCTTTGCTAATTCCAGCCTTCTTGATAAACGGCTCACCAAAACATTATACTCCTTCACATTAACACCCCGTGATGTAGATCATTTCCGAAAGATGTCCGATTGCCTGCAGACTAGTCCAGACTCTCTGTTCATGCTCAAATCCATTTGCTCCCTTCAGACAGCCACAGGCTTCAGAGCTCTGTTTGGTTGGACGTACAGCGAGGTCACATTTAAAGAGGACTCAGACTTGGTGGACATGAAAGAAATCCCAGACTGTGAGATAGAGGCTTTACTAAGGGACAAGTTTAATGTGGTGTTAGTAGTTAATAAATTCACACCCAAA